The Anguilla rostrata isolate EN2019 chromosome 1, ASM1855537v3, whole genome shotgun sequence nucleotide sequence ggcGGTAAAAATAATACTCCAGATATCCACAGCCTCTAGTCTCCCCTTCCCTGCTAAGGTATGTGGGGAGCCAATACAACAAAACTGCAGGCCTTACTGTAtgtctgatttaaaaataaaaaaactaagcCCACGCACATGAGGTTCAAAGGCTGAGTATTGCTTAGCAACCAGAGAGGGCAGCAACCCCAACTAAGTGCATTCAAAGGGAATTTTGTAGCACACGTAAGAAAGTACAAATGACTCCAGAGACGGGAGATAAGGAGCGAGGGAAGCCATTCCTGTGCTTGGCAAGAACACTGAATTCGAGTGTTATCAGTATCATAGGGTTTACCACAGGGGATTGTAAAGGCAGTTTATTCACTGTTAAGATGAAAGCCAGGCTGtggaaaataacagaaatgtggGAGTAAAAATGATGCTTAAGGAGTTCAGTCAGAACATGTTAGAGATTTATTCActgtcagtcagacagtcagtaTAAAGGCATGAGGCAAACGGGAAGTTTTTGatatgataataaaaatacaatatttataatattcatCCTCAATGCACTCATCTGCCTTGTAACAATACAACCTCATCCAATTAAGTAAAATGTGATGAAGTTACTGATGCATAATATTCTCTAATCTTGTGTATTAGCAAGTCTCTATCAGTGACAACAGTAGTTCCCTGCGTAACCTCAAAGTGCATTAACAAATCATCAGCAACCAAGATGGTGGACTCAACACTTAAGACAGAAAGTTCTGTCCCTGCTTTGATTGAACCTGAAGTTCCATTACCTGAACTGATAAGATTCAACAACTTAAACAGTGACCTAACCTCCTTTAGTGTGTCCAAGAAAGAATTCAGCATGTGCGGTCTGCCAATCAATACATCTTCTCTGGAGCaagtctctccccccccctctactTCACCCTCTCCTCATGTTGCCAGTCTCTCTAGGGAGATTCCCGGAAATTTCTGGGTTGTGCTGCTCCTGCCCCAACATCCCAGCCTTCTGAAGCTGATCAGGGACCGTAAGACCCAAATTACCCACCCCAAGGCCTGAGTCAAAACCCTGCTCTGGTTTGGTCATCTCGCTCGGCTTCGCTTCACCACAATGGTGCCAGCTACGATGTCATACACGGTCCTGTTGTGCTggaagaagaggagggtgaTGAAGGCCGGGAAGAAGAAGGCAATGGAGAAATTCTTGTTGAGGGCTCGGACCGTTGATCTAGAGTCAGAGGGAGACATATCAGCTGTAGCACTGAGGGTGAGCTGGgagaaaggttaaaaaaaaaaacaagtaaaaatacAAGCACAAAGTTGGTGGGGCATTAATATCCGATGGCTCAAACTACAAAACTTCTCTGCAGCCCTGTGGCTTGACAATTggctaaaatacattttgatgaaaTGGCACAAGGCAAACTATCATTGGAATCAATTCCGATGTTTAATCAAAAGAACCTTTaaagtttcatttgaatttctaCATTTTCTAAACTTTCTGACTGACAGAGGATTACCAAAGAAACATTACTGCATAGGCCTAATTCAAATAAGAAATGAACTCAGCCCTGACCTATATGGTACGATAAAATTTGCGTGCTAATCCCATACTTTCCAAACAGGTCATATACAGTTATATATACAAGGCAACAAAAAATGGATAGGGGGAAACCAGGTACAAGTAGCAAGGCAACCCCAAGGAAAGGAATTTAAATTCACAAATCAGGAAATACATTGTGGAATACACAGCAGTAGTGAGAATAGTAAATCTTGGGTGACATtgcaatcaaaatcaaatcattAATTGGTTGATTGCAACAGTAAATCCGACACAGACGCTGCAACCTTCAGCAACTGCTCGTGAAGGCAAGAAATTGTTGTTGAAGATCAAAAATTAAGAGTAATCTTGTGAAAGgcacattattcatttttcatggtacattcattttaagtgtATGAAGTGGTATTGAGCCTAAATAATGTTTAAGCAATGTTACTTATCATTAAGGCATAGAAAcatgaacattaaaaaattCATACTTACACCAAACAACATTTCAGGGGTGTAAATTTATCAATCTTGATTAAAAGCACATAATTATCATTTTGCATGGAATCAAATATAGGAATGCACAGGTAAAACTCACATTATGTGAATTTGCAGTTTTCAGCATTGCCCTTCTGAAAGCCTAATCCGTCATTTACCCATACAGATGCAACAGGATTAAATGCACTCTGCTTTAAATACCCCTTCCTCATACTGTGGATTCACAACTGTGGAATTTACCTACATCCCGTGTTCCGAAAGAGGAGAAGAAATTGAATGAACAGTAAAAGTTTCAGGTTAAAAAAGTCCAAGAACTTTTATGGCTGTCTGTTCCAAAGTCCAAAGATAAGCGTCGACAGTTTAGGAAGAGCTGATGTCATAACATTCTACTTACGCAGACAGGGTGACATTGGATGCAGGTACCACTAGCACCCGGTTGGGACGGACCAAGACCGAGGTGTCACATGTAACCACTCTGAGACCAAGGAGAAACTTCCCTGGAGTGGCTCCCCCGGCTCCCCAGATACAGATGatctgtgacacacacacacagtggtgttGGGAGACTAGAGCTGTGACCAGAAGCTGTTAAGCCCTTCAAAAAACCCACATCCACAATGAGGAACATCTTGGCATTTATGTCAGTTGGGCAGCAGTGTAACATACTGGCCAGAGAACATGGCTAAGGTGGGACAGTGCCATCACACTTTTGAGGAACCTGAATTGTCACAATTCAGGTTCCTCAAGGGTAGAAGGGCACAAACCACAACCACCTCCAGCttcatccagctgtataaaagaaCTGGAtataaagaatgtaagctgtgcaaGTGACAGCATAagatgcctaaatgtaaatgtaatcaaCCATATCAATTTTATGATTGACAAATATTTAGGGCTAAACTGTGTAGGACACTGAATACAGGCATAACCTATGTAAATATTGGAATGCAAAAATCAAAGACTCGCTTTATCAGTTTAACTCTGCAAACTGCCcacaatatgaaaaaatatgttttgggCAGAAGCGtttgttttatacatttctttCCTCAAATGTTTGAAGTAAAGGTCCGTATCCACCAAACTGACTGCTCCTTAATTGTGGGCAAAATAAGCACTCACAATCATATGTTCAACCTCGTCAGAGAATAATTCAGTTCGGCATTTTTCAGCAGGCTGAGTTGAGAAATactattcattaatttttacaACTGCATGAATAGCATTTCTTAAGTTAACATCCCTGAAAAAAACCCCAGTGAATTTCTGGTGCAAAATTTGAAAGGGAAAGGTAATAAAATGTCCTTGTTGAAATTGCATGGAATGACCAATTTAACTAATTGGAAATTCAAGAAAGGACACATATTCTCAAAGATTCAACTCAGAAACGCACCTCATAGAAGCAGACCAGTATCCTGTAAACCAGAGCCACCAGCATCATTTTCTGTAGTTCTTCCATTGAAGTGTCTTCATCTATTTCTTCCACGATAAAATGCATGGCAAATTTGGAAATGTCTCTAAGGATACAAGATGAAAGCCATGATACACTGCTGAAACCtttcaaaattcaaacaaacatcAGTGTTTCGctctcaaaaaaacattttcaattatgttttaatgtgtAGAATAGAAAAACAACCTGCACATTATTTTATACTCACTTCATTCCACTCATGTGCATAATGCTCAGTATTATAGTTGCTTTAATGAAGAAAAGGATGAAAAAATCTAGCATTTCTGCAAGGAATCTCTGCAGGGGAGAAGGGATAGTGTATTCCCGACCTGCAATGAACGAATGAAGACTTCAGCAGAGACACAGGTGTGCCActgaaataacatttcaaatagGTAATATATTGAAGTTCACCGACCTGTATGTTGCTAAAAACAAAGTACAACATTAATCTGTGTAACTATATGGAacagcttgtttaaaaaaatccgAACATAGTAGTAACTAGCTATAAAAGACCATGCATACTAATTACATACATACCGATCTGCTTTTTCAGACACTGATATATTTAGCTAGCTACTACAGAAACACGGTCTCgtatacaaaatatacacaGTATGTATTTATAGCTATGTAAAACAgatataaaaatgttcaaatcaCCATTTCAAAGCAAGCTAGCCAAGGTTACCTGCTTGCTgcacatttccattttgttgctgttgtggcAGTGGCCTTTCGTTGGACACGGGAGTGGTTCCAGGTGTCACTTCCCCCGTTTGACCACCTGGGTTAGCACTCGTCGCGAAATACGGAGGTACAGGGAAGTTAAACTGATTGTTGTACCAATTGCGAGCATCTGAGGAGGACTGACCCATTCCCCAGAGAGGTACCGTAGGGGCTTCACTCCCTGCCTGGGGTGGATAGTAAGGAAACGGATACGTAGACATCGCCATCCAGCCCTGCCAGTGCACACATCCGCCGTAGTATTGCCACATCCACTCCTGCAACTTTGCGCAGTATTCCGTGGTCGTCATGCTTCCAGCTGTCTTTTGCCTATTCGCAgatgtctgtttttcttctccttgCTTAGTTATTGCGATATTTGGCCCAGACCTTTGCTCTATCTTACTATTGCAAAGGCTCTTCCCGTTAACGTTTctacatctctctccctccaagTCGGCCATGTTTAATGCTTGCCCAGAACATCGAATAACAGAGACAAGCCGGGGCGAATTTACTCAGTTATAGCAAACTGTCCTCAAAATATcgattatattattataaatagcGGCATGTTTAATTAATAGATTATATTCTGTTGAGGTGGTACGGTAAAATGgtacaatacaaacaataataGCGTTTATCTaaacctgatttaaaaaaaacacacctctaCGTCAAAGGTGGTATGGACCAAAACGTTCCAGACGCGTTCTCGTTTGGACTTTCGCGAGAATCAATTCAGATTATTGCCAATGAAACGTGGTGTTCACAGACCTGTCTTTATACAGTTCTCCAGTTATGCGGTGGTGGTGCACTTCAACACGCAAATTGGCTAATTCCAACGAGTGCTGTAAATAGTTTATCTTGAAAAACGCCTAATTAGGCACTGTATAGTAAAGAAAAGCTTTTGTTTTATAGCATGCGCTAAAATGTGTCCCATTATTGACGCCAGAGCTAGACTTTGCACAACGCGACATGCCTGTTAGAAGTTGAAATACATTTACTCGATTATGGCCTGGGCATCTAAATTATAATCCCCCTCTGTGTTGCATTGAAGTTATAGACATTTTTTACGATCAGTGTGCGATTTCAATAATTCACATTGGAGTGAAATTGTTGTTGGCTGCCTGGTTAACCCCAGTTCGAGTTGTTCACTGGGTTGTCTCAGATAGCAATGTGTAGGTTTTATATTAAAATCTAGAGATATAATATCCTATAGAATACTACCTGGCAGTTCACTCCTATGCGATttctaattatattttcttattgttttatATAAGCTACATTCTCATTGTTTCCATGTTAATTATCCCTACAACATGTTAAGGAAACACTGAAGTTGTTTAGATGcaactatttttttcccttcttttttaaaaaaggggttcCTTGAATATAATTTTAAGGGCAAACTTAGCCTTAGTAGCTTGAAAGGAGgcagatgaaaataaaactgcctgCAGTTTGAAGtagtaatgtatttttaaaaacttcttaatatcataaatataaatatcataaatatagTTATTGCAAGAGTATTTGAAACATCATGATATTTTTCGACCATATCGCCCAACTCTAATCTGACCTCTCGCGTGTAGGAGGGAGGTGATGCCAAAATCCGGGAGATTCATGGAGCTACCAGGGGAGATGGAATGTTGTCAGATTAAAGCCAAATTCCTAAATAAATAACTCCTAAATCAGATTGGAAGCTAATCGGCACATGTCTGCAATTTTACCACAAGAGGGCAGCAGCGTCTTTTCTCGGCAAACGCTTGGTGAACTTCCAGTGCGACTGCTTTGTGATCTGCTGTGAAATGAATGACAGAGAACGAATCTTTCTCTCTATATATTTTAGTTTGTATGACAATGCAAGTAATTTCCAGAAAATATGGTGTGTAAATGAGACTATTTGTGTGGTGCAACAGTATGTAAGACATGGGTAGAATTggaatggttttgtttttttactctgcttttattgtgtttttacttatttaatttaatttatttattggttttacCTTTGTCTTACTGCATGTCAGTTTTCTgatgattttattgattttatttatctatattgggatttcatttgtttcttttgaaatctTTCTTTGTCCCATTCTTAGTGTATTTTAGGAACATTGCTATAGACTGAAGGTtactgattatttatttgtttctgcaaTTATTTCTTGTGATGTTCAAATAAATGGGACATAaaaatctctgtctctctctctctaatatcAATGCTTCTCTTACTTTTGTGGGGATCTGCTGATAGACACAATCTGTGTAAACAGATTATAAAAACATAGTAGATAGATAGTATATAGATAGATAAGATAGataatagatagatagataattaTATTATAAAGTGATGTTTTTTCTGCTGTTGGAGACAGGGTAAATACTggtattttttctctctcctcagtgGTTCTTCTGTCCCTCTTTATCACAGAGCCCTTATTCTCAGCCCTTGGAATGTTCGGTCATGAAAGGTCTTCTGTTTCACACAAAAGGGGAGAAAGTATCTGATTGGTGAAGGACAGGGAAATGCAATCACTTCATTATATTACAGTGTTCACTATGGAGATATATTCTTCTGCTATATAGGTACAACTAGACAGTTGAGATAGAAAAAAACTTGGTGACCTTCACTtgcgcactcacacagataTGTGCTCTGGTGACCTCAGAATTCAGTCCAAAATGAATAGTCATTGTGACTGAGGTCTTTtagaacagtggtgtcaaactcgtgccatggagggccgtgtgtatgcaggttttcattccagcctcagatcttgattatataattagttaaattatttgctgaattagggatgcaggtttgtgcacaatggtgacccgacgtctatggtgacccgcattgtctaaataaaaaatttcttatattctgtgcttcaatgcagttaaacgcatatggctgaatgattaattggactcaattaaggcagcattaattggttggaatgaaaacctgcatacacacggccctccatggcacgagtttgacaccactgttttAGAAAATCCATATCTAAAATATGTTTGGTGTTATGCCCTTGTGTTTCGGTTGTCATGTGTATTTCCTCGTGTTCCTGTTATTTATGTTCCTTGTGCTTTTATGTTCCTCAccatgtctttgcttttccccacagggtgggcgtgaCCTTATTCCCCCATGCACACCCTAATGaccttcagccattttctcactcGTTCAGGTTGCattcctcacaccctccctTATTAGTTCTAATTAGTACCAGATTATAAAGCCACGCTTTTTGTTTTGCCCCTGGCCAGATCGTTGATTTGTCGCCTAGCTTCGAACCACGCAATCTGCGCGTAACCTAAGCCTAGTTCTATTTTCCGTACCCCAACTCTCTGCACCTTCTTCGTTTCCCTTACCTTGCACTGTTCTCTTGGCCACTGAGTTTTGTTCATGCACCTTGTTTCAGTGTTCCCCTGTCTGTCGAACCtatgtgtttgtctttgttgcGTCTTGTTTCGTGTTCCCTTGTTTTCCCTGGtttacctccccagctccaaccTCCCAGTCCAGCCCGTCCTTCGCCAGCCTCCCAGTCCCCAGTCCAGCTCCGCCGCCGACCCCGGAGGAATCCCTTCCAGCACCACGTCCAGCCAGATCCCGGACCACCTCCTCACAAACCCTCACGGTCCCTGCTCCTAGCCTGCCCTGGTT carries:
- the LOC135261009 gene encoding protein FAM8A1-like — protein: MADLEGERCRNVNGKSLCNSKIEQRSGPNIAITKQGEEKQTSANRQKTAGSMTTTEYCAKLQEWMWQYYGGCVHWQGWMAMSTYPFPYYPPQAGSEAPTVPLWGMGQSSSDARNWYNNQFNFPVPPYFATSANPGGQTGEVTPGTTPVSNERPLPQQQQNGNVQQAGREYTIPSPLQRFLAEMLDFFILFFIKATIILSIMHMSGMKDISKFAMHFIVEEIDEDTSMEELQKMMLVALVYRILVCFYEIICIWGAGGATPGKFLLGLRVVTCDTSVLVRPNRVLVVPASNVTLSASTVRALNKNFSIAFFFPAFITLLFFQHNRTVYDIVAGTIVVKRSRAR